In Girardinichthys multiradiatus isolate DD_20200921_A chromosome 18, DD_fGirMul_XY1, whole genome shotgun sequence, a single window of DNA contains:
- the cldnj gene encoding claudin j, which translates to MALQELGISLSMMGVAGTMLICGLPMWKVTAFIGTHLVVMQVFWEGLWMTCVSEYTGQMQCKLYDALLDLSPDLQAARGLVCISLVLGCLGFLIFILGGRCTNCLSHPRIKARVVLSSGAIFCLSALTTIVAVAWTANTVITDFHNPRVPEVLKRELGASIYIGFAASGLLFCGGAILCTTCPPERARFPSSGYMVAKTPTRSSYAIKNYV; encoded by the coding sequence ATGGCTCTACAGGAGCTGGGCATTAGCCTGTCCATGATGGGCGTCGCTGGTACCATGTTGATCTGCGGTCTGCCAATGTGGAAGGTCACGGCATTCATTGGCACCCATCTGGTGGTAATGCAAGTGTTCTGGGAGGGTTTGTGGATGACCTGTGTCAGCGAGTACACCGGTCAGATGCAATGCAAACTCTACGATGCCCTGCTGGACCTGTCACCAGACCTCCAGGCAGCCCGTGGGCTTGTTTGCATCAGCCTGGTGTTGGGATGTCTGGGATTTCTCATCTTCATCCTGGGAGGTCGGTGCACCAACTGCCTGAGCCACCCCCGGATCAAAGCTCGGGTGGTGCTCAGCTCTGGGGCAATCTTCTGCTTGTCAGCCCTCACCACAATAGTTGCTGTTGCTTGGACTGCCAACACCGTCATTACAGATTTCCACAACCCCCGAGTCCCCGAGGTGCTAAAGAGAGAACTTGGAGCATCCATTTACATAGGATTTGCTGCATCTGGGCTGCTCTTCTGTGGAGGGGCCATTCTTTGTACAACCTGTCCACCAGAAAGAGCCAGATTCCCCTCCAGTGGGTACATGGTGGCCAAGACTCCCACACGAAGCAGCTATGCCATCAAGAACTATGTATGA